A single Acidaminococcus sp. DNA region contains:
- a CDS encoding autotransporter outer membrane beta-barrel domain-containing protein: MESRRLFLLTTLAFISAGTFYPAHNVFAAESTSMNATNPDFSYNSGDELVNAHQGISIDTESAADMPTYSSYNVAAKLGADDTLPSSWTNPDELHWKYHSTLLHTGGDRTINNVSIESTGRANEKLRVIQIYGGNINMDNVTINTDVENAFDGRLLEVTNIRVANSGSTSANVTINNLYLDSTVDFKDATQAAHNGVYALVEGTSQGAESVLNLTGDVFINTNLTSVRDAYDGEYAIGVSKNDAVSGKYGGVVNINATADQEGNIVDPNAKIQIFGNIDVKKGMVRLAMSGSDSVWYGAEVGGIVRDESTGWYKPRENSFLMLRLADGAQWVPDIMQTDDPAFGDESVKASYIGMVNLEEGGIINMHGLNKHTNAADTVDHLYIGKLNSDGGILRMDANGSTVDSTYRNGSDFVVVPTGSGTLYVQPIDGSKLEGITASNPVRIGDVTSHLNLVGLSSTSTLVEGTLYDYTPILEKNIVSTKFGTLADDDWYIVGVDKETTETTDTARSATALLYGDYISHRSIDTLNQRMGELRDYSGANDGVWVRWKTGEMESHQFGHYDYDWDFYQIGYDRRIPAKRGNWYVGGAYQTTVGDASYDDGTGDLHMYGGSLYAGWAGNGGEYMDYVLQYNHYKNKYTIFADNESASADYSTKAWAASVEYGKKFNLGNEWFFEPQTQLVYGDIGDADYTITNGVKVHQESMNSLIGRLGFRLGRLFRNPYEKEPNQFYLKFNVFHEFGDDKEVSLLGADSTTFNGTVAARDTWYKVGIGGKVTLGKNAALYGDVEKSFGGDITTKWQFNAGLRWMF; encoded by the coding sequence ATGGAGAGCAGACGATTATTTTTGTTGACGACGTTGGCGTTTATAAGTGCAGGTACTTTTTACCCGGCACATAACGTTTTCGCCGCAGAAAGTACCAGTATGAATGCCACGAATCCCGATTTTTCTTATAACAGCGGCGATGAACTGGTGAATGCGCATCAAGGTATTTCAATCGATACAGAGTCAGCAGCGGATATGCCGACGTATTCTTCCTATAATGTCGCAGCGAAACTGGGTGCGGACGATACGCTTCCCAGCAGCTGGACGAATCCCGATGAGCTGCACTGGAAATATCATTCCACCCTGCTTCACACTGGCGGAGACAGGACCATTAACAATGTCTCCATCGAGAGTACCGGCCGGGCTAACGAAAAATTGCGCGTCATACAGATTTACGGCGGCAATATCAATATGGACAACGTCACCATCAATACCGATGTCGAAAACGCTTTCGACGGCAGACTTTTGGAAGTTACCAATATCCGCGTTGCCAACAGCGGTTCGACCAGTGCCAATGTGACCATTAATAATCTTTACCTGGATAGTACCGTAGATTTTAAAGATGCCACCCAGGCGGCCCATAACGGGGTATACGCCCTCGTGGAAGGCACCTCTCAGGGCGCAGAATCTGTCCTGAACCTGACGGGTGATGTCTTTATCAATACGAACCTGACATCGGTCAGAGACGCTTATGATGGGGAATATGCCATCGGCGTCAGCAAGAACGATGCTGTGAGCGGCAAGTACGGCGGCGTCGTCAATATCAACGCTACGGCTGACCAGGAAGGGAATATCGTCGATCCCAATGCCAAGATTCAAATCTTCGGGAATATCGATGTGAAAAAGGGTATGGTGCGGCTCGCCATGAGCGGCAGCGACTCCGTCTGGTACGGCGCGGAAGTCGGGGGTATCGTACGGGATGAAAGTACCGGCTGGTATAAGCCGCGTGAAAACAGCTTCCTCATGCTCCGCCTTGCCGACGGTGCCCAATGGGTACCTGATATTATGCAGACCGATGACCCGGCCTTTGGCGATGAATCCGTCAAGGCTTCCTATATCGGGATGGTCAACCTGGAAGAAGGCGGTATCATTAATATGCACGGTCTTAACAAGCATACCAATGCGGCCGATACGGTGGATCACTTATATATCGGCAAACTGAACTCCGACGGCGGTATCCTGCGCATGGATGCTAATGGCAGCACCGTGGACAGCACCTATCGCAACGGGTCCGACTTTGTGGTCGTGCCGACTGGCTCGGGAACACTGTATGTTCAGCCGATTGACGGCAGCAAACTGGAAGGCATCACTGCTAGCAATCCGGTGAGAATCGGTGATGTGACAAGCCACTTGAATCTGGTAGGACTCTCCAGCACGTCTACGCTGGTGGAAGGTACACTGTACGACTACACGCCTATCCTGGAAAAGAACATCGTGTCGACAAAATTCGGGACACTGGCCGATGATGACTGGTATATTGTAGGCGTCGATAAAGAGACGACGGAAACGACGGACACGGCCAGATCTGCCACGGCTCTTCTGTACGGGGACTACATTTCCCACCGCTCCATCGATACGCTGAACCAGCGCATGGGTGAACTGCGGGACTACTCCGGCGCGAATGACGGCGTCTGGGTCCGCTGGAAGACCGGCGAGATGGAATCCCATCAGTTCGGACATTATGATTACGACTGGGATTTCTACCAAATTGGTTATGACCGGCGCATTCCGGCAAAGCGCGGTAACTGGTACGTAGGCGGTGCTTACCAGACGACAGTCGGTGATGCTTCTTACGACGACGGCACCGGCGACCTGCACATGTACGGCGGTTCCCTCTATGCCGGCTGGGCCGGTAACGGCGGCGAGTACATGGACTACGTCCTCCAGTACAATCACTACAAGAATAAATATACGATCTTTGCGGATAACGAGTCCGCCAGTGCCGATTACAGCACCAAAGCCTGGGCGGCCAGCGTCGAATACGGGAAGAAGTTCAACCTCGGCAACGAATGGTTCTTCGAACCGCAGACCCAGCTCGTCTACGGCGACATCGGCGACGCAGACTATACAATCACGAACGGCGTAAAAGTTCATCAGGAAAGTATGAACAGCTTGATTGGAAGACTGGGATTCCGTCTAGGGCGGCTTTTCCGCAATCCTTATGAAAAGGAACCCAACCAGTTCTACCTTAAATTCAACGTCTTCCATGAATTCGGCGACGACAAAGAAGTCAGCCTCCTTGGTGCTGATTCTACTACCTTCAACGGCACGGTCGCAGCCCGCGATACCTGGTATAAAGTCGGTATCGGCGGAAAAGTCACCCTCGGTAAGAACGCTGCCCTCTACGGCGACGTGGAAAAATCCTTCGGCGGAGATATTACGACCAAATGGCAGTTCAACGCCGGACTCAGATGGATGTTCTGA
- the tnpA gene encoding IS200/IS605 family transposase encodes MENKYFRTKTTVSFINYHFVFCPKYRRKIFLIPHVEERFKELTRQICEELKIEILAMECHIDHVYLFLRCWPKQSPAEIMREVKGASSHRLRDEFPQLSGMSSLWTRSYFVSTAGNVSSETIKRYVDTQKTRG; translated from the coding sequence ATGGAAAATAAATATTTCAGGACAAAAACAACAGTATCTTTCATCAACTATCATTTTGTATTCTGTCCCAAATACCGCCGCAAGATATTCTTGATTCCTCATGTCGAGGAGAGATTCAAGGAGCTGACACGGCAGATATGCGAGGAACTTAAAATTGAAATCCTTGCTATGGAATGCCATATCGACCATGTGTATTTGTTTTTAAGGTGCTGGCCGAAGCAATCCCCTGCCGAAATTATGAGGGAGGTGAAAGGAGCTTCCTCCCATCGACTTCGAGATGAATTTCCTCAACTGAGTGGCATGTCGTCATTATGGACCAGGAGCTATTTTGTTTCGACGGCCGGCAATGTCAGCAGCGAAACGATTAAACGCTATGTGGATACTCAAAAAACCAGGGGGTGA
- a CDS encoding transposase, with translation MVRTFGFKLFRAKRNKKLHRQINAAGMAYNHCIALHKRYWKLYHKSLNLYALQKHLTKLKKIPRFAYLKEIGSQALQDVTQRIDRGYKLFWENLKRERKTAPPGFRKVRKYKSYTLKQAGWKLDQEHGIVYIAKQKYRYAKSRNIEGKIKTLTIKRDSLGDIYLYFTCELPDIEVGARTGKSVGFDFGFNGKMLIAENPEEDIREPRFFCKARNEIARANRKLSRKRMQSTNRCRARQELARLHRRIANQRNAFHWQLARELCSRYAVICLEDLNMKFMQKGHGKKVMDYGLSEFENILAYVGRQVGTRIVKVDPYFPSSQLCSECSYKNPEMKDLRIREWVCPACGSHHDRDRNAARNIHQEGLRILESA, from the coding sequence ATGGTCAGGACATTCGGGTTCAAGCTGTTCCGTGCTAAGCGGAACAAAAAACTGCATCGGCAGATTAATGCTGCCGGAATGGCCTACAATCATTGCATTGCCCTGCATAAGAGATATTGGAAACTGTACCATAAGTCATTGAACCTCTATGCGCTCCAGAAGCATCTCACGAAGCTTAAGAAAATACCGCGTTTTGCTTATCTGAAAGAGATTGGCTCGCAAGCCTTACAAGATGTTACTCAACGCATTGACAGGGGCTATAAGCTTTTCTGGGAAAACCTGAAGCGGGAGCGGAAGACGGCACCACCAGGATTCCGCAAGGTGCGAAAGTATAAATCCTATACGCTCAAACAGGCTGGTTGGAAACTGGATCAGGAACATGGTATTGTCTATATCGCAAAACAGAAATACCGCTATGCGAAAAGCCGCAACATCGAAGGCAAGATTAAGACATTGACTATCAAACGGGACAGTCTTGGTGATATCTATCTCTATTTCACCTGCGAATTGCCGGATATCGAAGTAGGAGCACGAACAGGTAAAAGCGTCGGCTTCGATTTCGGTTTCAATGGCAAAATGCTCATAGCTGAAAATCCGGAGGAAGATATCCGGGAACCAAGATTTTTCTGCAAAGCCAGGAACGAAATTGCCCGTGCCAATCGCAAGCTGTCCAGGAAACGTATGCAGTCAACCAATCGGTGCAGGGCTCGCCAGGAATTGGCTCGTCTGCATCGTAGGATTGCGAATCAGCGTAATGCTTTTCACTGGCAGTTGGCAAGAGAATTATGCTCCCGCTACGCAGTCATCTGTCTTGAGGACTTGAATATGAAGTTCATGCAGAAAGGCCACGGGAAAAAGGTTATGGACTACGGGCTTTCTGAGTTCGAGAATATCCTCGCTTATGTAGGCAGGCAGGTTGGTACAAGAATCGTTAAAGTAGATCCATACTTCCCGTCTAGCCAACTCTGCTCGGAATGCAGCTATAAGAATCCTGAGATGAAAGATCTCCGTATTCGCGAATGGGTTTGCCCTGCCTGTGGTTCGCATCATGACAGGGACAGGAATGCTGCCCGTAATATCCATCAGGAAGGCCTGCGAATACTTGAATCGGCCTGA
- a CDS encoding carboxylesterase family protein: protein MSRFGGDPDNVTLFGQSGGGSKILEACSRKPSCKVGHRTRQEFVLPRQPSAEK from the coding sequence ATTTCCCGCTTCGGCGGAGACCCCGACAACGTGACCCTCTTCGGTCAGTCCGGCGGCGGCAGTAAGATATTGGAGGCCTGTTCCAGAAAGCCATCGTGCAAAGTGGGACATCGGACACGACAGGAATTCGTTTTACCCCGTCAGCCATCAGCAGAGAAGTGA
- a CDS encoding carboxylesterase family protein encodes MQSGTSDTTGIRFTPSAISREVTEETLKNLDLNPELLEELQTIPVETLWKATEKALQTVADRHRIPSPLGDGYSLMFQPVSGTDFLPLDPVQEHGFAPSGKDVPLLIGSNLNEWTTIFPFTAHKNMTERQKILYAKAYPQEDFDTAEFVDTRFRPTTKLAMDHKAEQNGAPVYAYMFTKQIGNAGVYHTAEIPFVFSNTKETSPLADTMTALWSSFAHTGIPKAKGVSKWKPYTVQNGYTMILDDHSYLTQHHDDALMQAMTNSELR; translated from the coding sequence GTGCAAAGTGGGACATCGGACACGACAGGAATTCGTTTTACCCCGTCAGCCATCAGCAGAGAAGTGACGGAAGAAACGCTGAAAAATCTGGATCTGAATCCGGAACTGTTGGAAGAACTTCAGACAATACCCGTAGAAACGCTATGGAAAGCTACGGAGAAAGCGCTGCAAACCGTAGCTGACCGTCACCGGATTCCCAGTCCTCTGGGAGATGGGTACAGTCTGATGTTCCAACCCGTATCGGGGACGGATTTTCTGCCCCTGGATCCCGTGCAAGAGCATGGTTTCGCTCCTTCCGGAAAAGATGTGCCTCTCCTGATTGGGAGCAATCTGAACGAATGGACGACTATCTTCCCCTTCACGGCACATAAAAATATGACGGAGCGGCAAAAAATCCTGTACGCCAAAGCATATCCACAAGAAGATTTTGACACGGCTGAATTTGTGGACACACGGTTTCGTCCTACGACCAAACTGGCAATGGATCACAAGGCAGAGCAAAACGGAGCTCCCGTCTACGCCTACATGTTCACTAAGCAAATCGGCAATGCCGGTGTCTACCACACGGCTGAAATTCCCTTCGTATTCAGCAATACGAAGGAAACCTCTCCCCTTGCAGACACCATGACGGCCCTTTGGAGCAGTTTTGCCCATACAGGCATTCCCAAAGCGAAAGGCGTATCCAAATGGAAGCCCTACACTGTTCAAAACGGATACACGATGATTCTGGACGACCATAGTTATCTGACTCAACATCATGATGATGCATTGATGCAGGCCATGACGAACAGCGAATTGCGCTGA
- a CDS encoding IS1182 family transposase: MQKKKPTQKDYTKIGSSYQLFLPLNFEVQIPNDDPVRLVRAMVEGMDVKALYDTYSHVENKLTSPIQLLEIVIYACMEGIRGSRKIEQSCKRDTHFMFLLDGKKAPDNATIARFCSLHLKPCIKELMIQMDKWLLARGFITLDSLFIDGTKIESVANKYKFVWKNRVLGSQNKLIEKLEQLVPEIEERFGIKVCYGNTFHIRHLKKLLKKLLVIKRAEGIEFVHGCGKRKTILQKYYEILANYLKRLKVYTKQLHICGERNSFAKTDPDATFMRMKEDAMLNGTLKPGYNVQYANNSGFTLFADVSAHPTDMRTLIPFLEGFEAHFGQKFANIVADAGYESEENLVWLKKNQYTSYIKPNNYERSKRKKYKNDIGKAENMTYLPEQDMYICKGRRLLKVSKVTQVKNRSGYVSEKTYYECKDCSGCPYKEQCIHGNNCRTPMEKRNKKLVVSKNFAALRAESLKNITSEYGKELRMNRSIQAEGAFADLKDSLNVRRLETRGKGNALVTVGICAMARNVLKVHHKVQNGKEDLHLYPLKKEA, from the coding sequence ATGCAAAAAAAGAAACCTACACAAAAGGATTATACAAAAATTGGCAGTTCTTATCAACTTTTTCTTCCTCTAAATTTTGAAGTACAAATCCCTAATGACGATCCTGTTCGCTTGGTGCGTGCCATGGTAGAAGGGATGGATGTAAAGGCATTGTATGACACGTATTCTCATGTCGAGAATAAATTAACGTCACCAATTCAGCTGCTGGAAATCGTCATTTATGCATGTATGGAAGGAATTCGTGGTTCGCGTAAGATAGAGCAATCCTGTAAAAGAGACACTCATTTCATGTTCCTCTTAGATGGGAAAAAAGCTCCGGATAATGCAACCATTGCAAGATTTTGTTCCCTCCATCTAAAACCATGTATCAAGGAGCTCATGATTCAGATGGATAAATGGCTGCTGGCTCGCGGTTTCATCACGCTGGATAGCCTGTTCATCGATGGGACAAAAATTGAATCTGTGGCAAACAAATACAAATTTGTTTGGAAAAACAGAGTCTTAGGCAGCCAGAACAAACTCATAGAGAAACTGGAGCAACTGGTTCCCGAAATCGAGGAACGTTTCGGGATCAAGGTCTGTTACGGAAACACTTTCCACATCCGTCATTTAAAGAAGCTCCTAAAAAAACTGCTTGTCATAAAGCGGGCTGAAGGGATCGAGTTTGTTCACGGATGTGGGAAAAGAAAGACCATCCTACAGAAGTACTATGAGATTTTAGCTAACTATCTCAAACGGCTTAAGGTGTATACGAAGCAGCTTCATATCTGTGGGGAACGGAACAGCTTTGCCAAAACAGACCCGGATGCTACCTTTATGAGGATGAAAGAAGACGCCATGCTTAATGGCACCTTAAAGCCGGGATACAATGTCCAATATGCAAACAATTCCGGTTTTACCTTGTTTGCAGATGTGAGTGCGCATCCCACAGATATGCGGACACTCATTCCTTTTCTTGAAGGATTTGAAGCCCACTTTGGTCAGAAATTTGCAAACATTGTAGCCGATGCAGGCTATGAAAGCGAAGAGAACTTGGTCTGGCTGAAGAAGAATCAGTATACTTCATATATCAAGCCTAACAATTATGAAAGAAGCAAGAGGAAAAAGTATAAGAACGACATCGGCAAAGCAGAAAACATGACATATTTGCCTGAGCAAGACATGTATATCTGTAAAGGTAGGAGACTGCTGAAAGTCAGCAAAGTAACCCAGGTAAAGAACCGGTCAGGATATGTGTCAGAGAAAACATATTACGAATGTAAGGACTGCAGCGGTTGTCCCTACAAGGAACAGTGCATCCATGGGAACAATTGCAGGACACCCATGGAGAAACGAAACAAGAAATTAGTGGTCTCGAAGAATTTTGCTGCACTGAGGGCAGAATCCCTGAAGAACATTACTTCCGAATATGGTAAGGAACTGAGGATGAACCGCAGTATACAGGCAGAAGGAGCCTTTGCGGATCTCAAGGATTCATTAAACGTCAGAAGACTAGAAACCCGAGGCAAAGGAAATGCCCTGGTAACAGTGGGAATATGTGCCATGGCACGGAATGTCCTGAAGGTCCATCACAAAGTTCAAAACGGCAAAGAGGATTTGCACTTATATCCGTTGAAAAAAGAGGCCTAA